tggaggcaaaacagttctccacagacattagctagcgctagctaacaagttgtgttgtcttgttttagacgatggaggaagatgatgtgagtggtgcgttcagaaacactcattgtgagtgtgggagcgcactctgacacaaactggagcgttgataaattgggagtgctgtctgaatgtagcgttgggttatccagagcagcgcactctcagagtggcagagcgcactctggacactctgtctgtggagacggagcagctgagcgcactctggacactgtcacatgtgagcatttttgatgatggcctccgtccagtcctttggtcttatcacatttaaccatagttgtctttgtttttgttgacgggcagtggcggctggttttgagccatgactccttctattctggctcccaataacacaacaagacaaacacattttaacactcctatggagcctacagccctgtgggggagaggcagctgcacctccagctgataacatgacatcatcatgacgTCACCTAAAAGGGTCGATTAAACAGGcctgtataaataaagaaaatgttttctttaattcaAGATATTGAACGTGTTTctgtgatgtttacatgaaaagTTATTAAGCAGAGGTTTGTAAAATCAGAGGGAAAAAGGCCGTCATGAAGAAAGGATTCAGCATGATGGTGAACTTTGACCTCTCCAGTATACAGCTGAGGTgaggtcacatgacttggacttggtTATACAATCAATTACAAATGAGACTGGCCGAAGGTCACGTGTAACTGGATATCTGCGGATTGATCAGgctgaggacagagaacagtttGCATCatcaatatcaatatttatCTGTATTTCTTTCAGTCAAATTTGTCTCTTCgctctcagtctgtctctgtgctgctgggacAAGCGATTGTTTTTCCTCTGgagatcaataaagttttatcttctGTGGAAAGGATGCATGCTGACTTGAAGGGTGGCTCCTAAAActttacaaaaaatataaatcataTTTTACAGCACATATCCCTCTGCTGATCAGACGGGAAGCATTTAATTAGCTGGATTTGCTAATGGAGTTTGGCATGAAGCCAACTGAtccatcattattatttatcatttatcagcTGTATAAATTAATTCACACCAAACTCTATTTTAAATTCAGccatgtgatggtttatttgtTTTCAGCATTGGTACACTCTGTAGAATCACTCTGCATGCATCTCACACAGCTGATCCCCTCTAATTATTCTGacctttttaaatatatatagatttctaaaatatatataattctCAAACTGTTTATCGGTAACACGtttaatgccaacatttctgcACCTCCTCATGAAGTATGACAAAACATTACCTTGATAAAAGCTCAACGTGGTTTACCTGTGCCTGGACAGACACCACACCAAACTCCTTTCATAAATCTCACAATTTAAAGATATCTCACATATCAAGAGGAATTCTTACTTTGAAGAATGTGATTTATATGTTTTTCTAAAGCTGAAGGAGTCGCTCTTCAGTTCAGCTCATATCTGATCTGAAAATGTTtgaaattatttcattattttggacactAATTATTGGTTTTGCATAGTATTTTCTTCACTTTGTTCACGTTTGGTCATTTTAATCTTCACTGCATTTACTGACAACTACATGTGTCATTTAAACCCTCAGTAACACTGATATCCTGATGGTTTAGCTCCTCCTCATAAACTGTGATGAAAACTAACGTTACCTTCCTAACAGCATACGTCCTGTCATTCACCTGTGCCTGGACAGACCCCACACCAAACTCCATCCATAAATATCACAATTTAGTGATTAAAGTCATTTCACTGATGACCTCTTATATCAGTAGATATTCTTACTCCTCCTTTTGGAGTTCTGAACCTCCTCATCTGAACTGAGGCAAAAACtgactcatttaaaaacaacaaccttcTGTTCACCTGTATGTAAACACACGCTGTACCAAACTCCTCTCATAAATGTAGTGATTTAATGCTTCTTCTCTTCATAACACTTCTACATTGTCTGTAAAATGTGATCTATATATTTTCTTGCATTGAGAGGAGCCGCTCATCAGTTCGGCTCAATCTGGtctaaaaattaatttaaaaaaagaatctaATTTTGgataaaataaagtgattcaCATTTCCTTGCTGTGCTGTGTTATTTAAACCCCGGATCTGACCTTGCAGGTGTCTGGCTTGTGATTGGTTGGCAGGAGTTACCTGAAAGTCCTACGAGTCAGACTGAGGGAGAACGTGCTCCACAGACAGGCCTGACGTCATTGGTAGGTGGATGTGAACTTCCTAGTTTTGGATTTACTTTATGATATCAACAGAGTTCAGCCAACGCGACGTGTATCTGGAAAACCCGGGTCTGCTCTCGGTTCCGGTGAAAAACGCCACACTCTCCCGCCATTGCTTTCTCCTCTCAGTCCGCGCGGACAGTTTCCGGTTGTTAAAATGACTTTTTACAGACTTCTCTCGGCGGCTCTTGTACCGATCTGTTGGCTGTTCGTGTCCGCGGCGGAGGATGTGACTTCAGCGGCCCCAGGCAGCACCGCGGCGATCCAACCCGCCGTGACGAACTCCAGCGGGCTGAACTCCACACACAGCGGCGGCGGGAAGGGTATCGGAGGGCTGTCTAACGGGTTCGATGTGGACAGCTCGATGATCCAGAGGGCCCTGTACGTCCTCATCGGCATCACCATGATCGGAGTTCTCTACTTCCTGATCCGAGCCGTGAGGTGAGAACAACTGTTTGACTCCGCTCAGTAAAACGAACAATCTACAACTCTGTGAACACCTGAACTAAACACCATGTTAACTTTGGTCCTGACATTTATCTcccataatgttaaaaacattattattattattattattattatagaaaGATTAACTGTATTCTCAGACGGGATGTAAGCCGAACGGAAATGCGTCACTGCCAGCTTCAGAAAATCACATGTATGACAGTTAATACATTATGTGTTAGTGTTGGTAAGAGAAGAAGTATTAAATCACTAGATTTATCAATGGAGTTTGGTACTGCGtccaaactgtgtgtgtgtgtaaaggaaGAAGCAGAGCTTAGTGTAATGTCTGTGATATTAAATATGATGGGTTTAAGGCACAGCTCAGATAAAAGATGTTCAAAACTACATAAAGACAGTTGCCAAATATTATATTAACCCAAAACTAATAGATTTGTTGCTGTTAAACCAAACCTCATTCATAAACCTATCAATTTAATTCTTCCTCTAGTATCAGCAGGTGTGTATATGCTGTGAAAGATGATTTATGCCCTTTAGTATCATGTCTGTGGCCACTCTTTAATTCAGCATGTGAACCTCCTCCTAACTCTCACCATCCTCCCTCACCAAGTTAGTTTCTCAGGAAGTCAATCAAACATGTTGTGTAGTAGCTATTTATAGAGTGGTGCCTCTGCATCAGAGCTGGACACAGAGAATAACCATAAATATACTTTCATTACAACATATGGACATTGAGTCAAACAGCATTCATCAAATGATCAAATCTACACATCATCAAAATACAATAAACTCTTCCCTTTACCTGCAATATCTGTTTATTTTCGTCCAAGCTGTGAACATCACTGAGGCTGTTCTTGGTTCAGATGTAAGCTGAGCTGAAGAGTCGCTCCTGCAGCTTTAGAAAATCACATGCATCACATTTAACAGACGATGTCGAAGT
This sequence is a window from Epinephelus lanceolatus isolate andai-2023 chromosome 6, ASM4190304v1, whole genome shotgun sequence. Protein-coding genes within it:
- the fam174c gene encoding protein FAM174C; this encodes MTFYRLLSAALVPICWLFVSAAEDVTSAAPGSTAAIQPAVTNSSGLNSTHSGGGKGIGGLSNGFDVDSSMIQRALYVLIGITMIGVLYFLIRAVRLKRPTYKKKYGLLSNYDDSVEMDAVESDEDETLYEARSLRR